A genomic window from Silene latifolia isolate original U9 population chromosome 11, ASM4854445v1, whole genome shotgun sequence includes:
- the LOC141613562 gene encoding uncharacterized protein LOC141613562, which translates to MDAARARIDEFSAKMGSQLLSANTLESSTKVVSILTSLVTKAAELASQAKEGLDVGLATACQLRDAQARVSSLEEKVDKVNRELHTSRSNEVVLQSQLGTAREASRAAIVCEVAAKNL; encoded by the exons atggatgctgcccgggcacggatagatgAATTTTCTGCTAAGATGGGCAGCCAGCTTTTATCTGCTAATACTCTTGAGTCTTCTACCAAGGTGGTCTCTATCctgacttctcttgtgacaaaggctgctgaacttgcttctcaagctaaggag ggattggatgttgggttggctactgcttgtcaactcagggatgcccaggccagggtttctagcttggaagagaaagtggataaagttaaccgtgagctgcatacatccaggagtaatgaggtagtgcttcaatctcagctggggacagctagagaggcgtctagggctgctatagtttgtgaggtggctgcaaaaaatctTTGA